The Pantoea phytobeneficialis genome has a segment encoding these proteins:
- a CDS encoding multifunctional CCA addition/repair protein, with protein sequence MKTFLVGGAVRDALLRLPVKDKDWVVVGTTPDAMLAQGYQQVGRDFPVFLHPQSREEYALARTERKSGNGYTGFVTWFAPDVTLEQDLQRRDLTINAIAQADNGELIDPYGGQHDLANRTLRHVSAAFNEDPLRVLRVARFAARFAHLNFRIAEETQALMRDMTASGELAHLTPERVWKETEKALLTRNPQVYFQVLRDCGALQVLFPELDNLFGIPAPVKWHPEIDTGIHSLMTLTLATALSDELDVRFATLFHDAGKAVTPREKWPSHHGHGLAGVPIVAALCERLRVPNAIRDLALIVAEFHDMVHTIERQSAEMLVALFDRVDAWRKPQRVEQLALTSEADARGRAGLESNAYPQGDYLRKAFALAQAVPTKAVIEAGFKGAEVREELTRRRRVAVQEGLIDTRPA encoded by the coding sequence GTGAAGACGTTTCTGGTCGGTGGCGCGGTGCGCGATGCGCTGTTGCGTTTACCGGTAAAAGATAAAGATTGGGTGGTGGTCGGCACTACGCCTGATGCGATGCTGGCGCAGGGCTATCAGCAAGTTGGCCGGGATTTTCCGGTTTTTTTGCATCCGCAAAGCCGTGAAGAGTATGCGCTGGCACGGACTGAACGTAAAAGCGGCAATGGCTACACCGGCTTTGTGACCTGGTTCGCCCCTGACGTCACGCTGGAGCAGGATCTGCAACGGCGCGATCTCACCATCAATGCCATCGCTCAGGCAGACAACGGCGAGTTGATCGACCCTTACGGTGGTCAACACGATCTGGCCAATCGAACCCTGCGTCATGTCTCTGCGGCTTTTAATGAAGATCCTCTGCGCGTATTACGTGTGGCGCGCTTTGCTGCCCGTTTCGCTCACCTCAACTTTCGCATTGCCGAAGAAACTCAGGCGCTGATGCGCGATATGACCGCCAGTGGCGAACTGGCACACCTCACGCCAGAGCGCGTCTGGAAGGAAACGGAAAAAGCGCTGCTGACACGTAATCCGCAGGTTTATTTCCAGGTGCTGCGCGACTGCGGTGCCTTGCAAGTGCTGTTCCCGGAACTGGATAACTTGTTTGGTATTCCCGCGCCCGTCAAATGGCATCCGGAGATTGATACCGGCATCCATTCGCTGATGACGTTAACCCTTGCCACGGCGCTCTCGGATGAGTTGGATGTCCGTTTTGCCACGCTATTTCACGACGCTGGCAAAGCGGTTACGCCGCGCGAAAAGTGGCCGAGCCATCACGGTCACGGCCTGGCGGGCGTACCAATTGTGGCTGCGCTGTGCGAGCGCTTACGCGTCCCCAATGCGATTCGCGATTTGGCGCTGATCGTCGCCGAATTTCACGATATGGTGCACACCATTGAGCGGCAGTCGGCCGAGATGTTGGTGGCGTTATTCGATCGCGTCGACGCCTGGCGTAAGCCACAGCGTGTGGAGCAACTGGCGCTGACCAGTGAAGCTGATGCCCGTGGTCGTGCCGGTCTGGAGAGCAACGCTTATCCGCAGGGAGATTATCTGCGCAAGGCTTTTGCCCTGGCACAGGCCGTACCAACCAAAGCGGTGATTGAGGCTGGATTCAAAGGGGCAGAAGTACGGGAAGAATTAACCCGTCGGCGCAGAGTCGCGGTGCAGGAAGGATTGATCGACACGCGGCCAGCCTGA
- a CDS encoding TIGR04211 family SH3 domain-containing protein yields the protein MKKITFAALSLLAFSAISTAHAAEKRYISDELSTWVRSGPGDQYRLVGKLNAGEEVQLLQTNTDSQYGQIQDSQGRTTWIPLSQLSTDPSLRTRVPQLEQQVKDLTDKLQNIDNSWNQRTSEMQNKVANSDSTINDLKEENQKLKNELIVAQKKVSAANVQLDDKQRTIIMQWFMYGGGVLGVGLLLGLVLPHMVPRRKKNNRWMN from the coding sequence ATGAAAAAAATTACTTTTGCCGCTCTTTCTTTGCTGGCTTTCAGCGCCATCTCGACAGCCCATGCTGCCGAAAAGCGTTATATCTCCGATGAATTATCCACCTGGGTACGCAGCGGGCCTGGCGATCAATATCGTCTGGTTGGCAAGCTGAATGCCGGGGAGGAAGTGCAGTTGCTGCAAACCAACACTGACTCCCAGTATGGTCAAATCCAGGACTCACAGGGTCGTACTACCTGGATTCCGCTGTCACAGCTGAGTACCGACCCCAGCCTGCGTACCCGTGTGCCACAGTTGGAACAGCAGGTGAAAGATCTCACCGATAAGCTGCAAAACATCGACAACAGCTGGAACCAGCGTACGTCGGAAATGCAAAATAAAGTGGCCAACAGCGACAGCACCATCAACGATCTGAAAGAGGAAAATCAGAAGTTGAAAAACGAGTTGATCGTCGCGCAGAAAAAAGTCAGTGCCGCCAATGTCCAGTTAGATGACAAGCAGCGCACCATCATCATGCAATGGTTTATGTATGGCGGTGGCGTGTTGGGTGTCGGTTTGCTGCTGGGTCTGGTACTGCCGCATATGGTGCCGCGTCGCAAAAAGAACAATCGCTGGATGAACTAA
- a CDS encoding CYTH domain-containing protein, with product MTIEIELKFIATPEAAEKLTTNLAAMPHQHVAARELTNIYFETDDNQLRRWDMGLRIRGVDQRYEMTLKASGKTVGGLHQRPEYNVDLDAPDLDIALLPAEIWPQGTDVAALQQRLEPLFSTHFQREMWLVQFADSEIEVAFDRGEVAAGEFSEPLYEVELELKQGSRADLLSFAAKLIDMGGLRLGSLSKAARGYQLAQGNPPRPLRTFPLLKIPAKATVEQGMINALSAGLNHWQYHEEVWLRGNPAAKTSVLEALDALRQTFSLFGALVPRKASSDLRQKLTRIEEVLTNDDQEAQELCFSFASVEAQLALTHWLVESQWQNWLDDKNKSKLQGSFKRFSDIMLSRIAADLKETFVDVQLFNEFQDKATRLNRQLLAVHLLAGAYPAEEVNNWMSSWQTLQHAIHIQQERGLNTLVNQAVKQVPFWLNSGASR from the coding sequence ATGACCATCGAAATCGAATTAAAGTTCATTGCCACGCCAGAAGCGGCCGAAAAACTTACCACCAACCTGGCGGCAATGCCTCATCAACATGTGGCGGCACGCGAACTGACCAACATCTATTTTGAAACCGATGACAATCAGTTGCGTCGCTGGGATATGGGACTGCGCATTCGTGGCGTTGATCAACGCTATGAAATGACGCTTAAAGCGTCCGGTAAAACCGTGGGTGGTTTGCACCAGCGCCCGGAATATAACGTGGATCTTGATGCGCCAGACCTGGACATCGCGCTGCTGCCAGCCGAAATCTGGCCGCAAGGCACCGATGTCGCTGCACTACAGCAGCGGCTGGAACCGTTATTCAGCACCCATTTCCAGCGTGAGATGTGGCTGGTGCAATTTGCTGACAGTGAAATAGAAGTGGCGTTTGACCGTGGTGAGGTTGCTGCCGGTGAATTCAGTGAACCGCTGTATGAAGTGGAGCTGGAGCTGAAACAAGGTAGCCGTGCGGACCTCCTGAGTTTCGCTGCAAAGCTGATTGATATGGGGGGATTACGTCTTGGCAGCCTGAGTAAAGCCGCCCGTGGCTATCAATTGGCACAAGGTAATCCACCCCGTCCATTGCGGACCTTTCCTCTGTTGAAGATACCGGCAAAAGCGACGGTGGAGCAGGGGATGATCAACGCCTTGTCTGCGGGGCTGAATCACTGGCAATACCATGAAGAGGTCTGGTTGCGAGGTAACCCGGCAGCAAAAACGTCAGTTCTGGAAGCGCTGGACGCGCTGCGTCAGACATTTTCACTGTTCGGCGCGCTGGTACCGCGCAAGGCCAGCAGCGATTTGCGTCAGAAATTGACGCGCATCGAAGAGGTGCTGACGAATGACGACCAGGAAGCTCAGGAACTCTGTTTTTCTTTTGCCTCTGTAGAGGCTCAGTTAGCGCTTACTCACTGGCTGGTCGAATCACAGTGGCAAAACTGGTTGGATGATAAGAACAAAAGCAAATTGCAGGGTTCCTTCAAGCGCTTCAGCGACATTATGCTGAGCCGCATCGCCGCCGACCTGAAAGAAACGTTTGTTGATGTGCAGTTGTTTAATGAGTTTCAGGATAAAGCCACTCGCCTTAATCGTCAGTTGCTGGCGGTCCATCTGCTGGCAGGGGCCTATCCGGCAGAAGAGGTGAACAACTGGATGTCATCCTGGCAGACATTGCAGCACGCTATCCATATCCAGCAGGAACGTGGTTTGAATACCTTAGTGAATCAGGCGGTTAAACAGGTGCCATTCTGGCTCAATAGCGGCGCATCGCGTTAA
- the glnE gene encoding bifunctional [glutamate--ammonia ligase]-adenylyl-L-tyrosine phosphorylase/[glutamate--ammonia-ligase] adenylyltransferase, translating to MLLPLSALMQAQLNSAADKLGLSPDALTPEQAGALAFSDFIVDNLQQHPKWWQQLQQQPPQPEEWQHYVAWLNDTLAGIDNESDLMRELRLFRRHMLVRIAWMQCLQQASTSESLQQLSVLAETLIAAARDWVWQDCCRDFGTPCNAAGEAQPMLILGMGKLGGNELNFSSDIDLIFAWPENGVTRGGRRELDNAQFFTRMGQRLIKVLDQPTVDGFVYRVDMRLRPFGDSGPLVLSFAALEDYYQEQGRDWERYAMVKARLMGDDQGRWSQELQQMLRPFVYRRYIDFSVIQSLRNMKGMIAREVRRRGLKDNIKLGAGGIRETEFIVQVFQLIRGGRERSLQLRSLLPTLSAIGELGLLTAQQVGHLREAYLFLRRLENLLQSLNDEQTQTLPENALDRQRLAWGMGMADWTALINQLERHMAGVRAIFDELIGDDTPDIDDQRELAEFAVLWQDSLEESELAVLVPQLDETQRHALFEALNAFRLDVGRRTIGPRGRQALDQLMPRLLSEVCPRNDAAVLLNRLTPLLLGVLTRSTYLELLTEYHGALRHLIRLCAASPMVASQLARYPLLLDELLDPATLYQPTATDAYRDELRQYLMRIPTDDEEQQLEALRQFKQAQHLRIAAADIAETLPVMKVSDHLTWLAEAMIESVVQQAWNMMVQRYGRPSHLSNDNERGFAVVGYGKLGGWELGYSSDLDLVFLHDCPDDAVTDGERSIDGRQFYLRLAQRVMHLFSTRTSSGILYEVDARLRPSGAAGMLVSTFAAFDDYQRNEAWTWEHQALVRARIVFGEPALCEQFNQIRRGILCLPRDADTLQKDVREMREKMRAHLSNKHKGRWEIKTDEGGITDIEFIAQYLVLGYAARQPALTRWSDNVRIFELMAQHDIMPEEEARALTHAYVTLRDALHHLALQELPGHVEPEAFAAERTTVNASWQRWLAGAESDSAEH from the coding sequence ATGTTGTTACCGTTATCCGCGCTGATGCAGGCGCAACTGAACAGTGCGGCAGACAAATTAGGTCTGTCGCCAGACGCACTGACCCCTGAACAGGCAGGCGCGCTCGCATTCAGTGACTTTATTGTCGACAACCTGCAACAGCACCCTAAGTGGTGGCAGCAGTTGCAACAACAACCTCCTCAGCCTGAAGAGTGGCAACACTACGTCGCGTGGCTTAATGACACGCTGGCGGGCATTGATAACGAAAGCGACCTGATGCGCGAGCTACGCCTGTTTCGCCGTCACATGCTGGTGCGAATTGCCTGGATGCAGTGCCTGCAACAGGCCAGCACCAGTGAGAGCCTGCAACAACTGAGCGTACTGGCCGAAACCCTGATTGCGGCCGCACGCGACTGGGTATGGCAGGATTGCTGCCGCGACTTCGGCACCCCCTGCAATGCCGCTGGCGAAGCACAGCCGATGTTGATTCTCGGCATGGGCAAACTGGGCGGTAACGAACTCAACTTTTCCTCAGATATCGACCTGATTTTCGCCTGGCCAGAAAATGGCGTGACGCGCGGTGGCCGGCGTGAACTCGATAATGCCCAGTTCTTTACCCGTATGGGCCAGCGTCTGATCAAAGTACTCGATCAACCCACGGTGGATGGCTTTGTCTATCGTGTGGATATGCGCCTGCGTCCGTTTGGTGACAGCGGTCCACTGGTGCTGAGTTTTGCGGCGCTGGAGGATTACTATCAGGAACAGGGACGTGACTGGGAACGCTATGCCATGGTTAAAGCGCGTTTGATGGGCGATGACCAGGGGCGCTGGAGCCAGGAGTTGCAGCAGATGCTGCGGCCTTTTGTCTATCGCCGCTATATTGATTTCAGCGTCATCCAGTCGCTGCGCAACATGAAGGGAATGATCGCGCGCGAAGTGCGCCGTCGTGGCCTGAAAGACAATATTAAATTGGGTGCGGGTGGTATCCGTGAAACCGAATTTATTGTTCAGGTATTCCAACTGATTCGCGGTGGGCGTGAGCGTTCACTTCAGCTGCGCTCCTTGCTGCCAACGCTGTCAGCCATTGGTGAGCTGGGTTTACTGACGGCACAGCAGGTGGGGCATTTGCGTGAGGCCTATTTGTTTTTACGTCGCCTGGAAAACCTGTTGCAAAGCCTGAATGATGAACAGACTCAAACCCTGCCGGAAAATGCACTGGATCGGCAGCGTCTGGCCTGGGGCATGGGGATGGCGGATTGGACAGCGCTCATTAACCAGCTTGAACGGCATATGGCCGGTGTCCGCGCCATCTTCGATGAACTGATTGGTGATGATACACCCGATATTGATGATCAGCGTGAACTGGCAGAATTCGCGGTGTTATGGCAGGACTCGCTGGAAGAAAGTGAGCTGGCTGTGCTGGTACCGCAGTTGGATGAAACACAGCGACATGCGCTGTTTGAGGCGTTAAACGCCTTTCGCCTGGATGTGGGCCGCCGTACCATTGGGCCGCGCGGTCGTCAGGCGCTTGATCAACTGATGCCGCGTCTGCTCAGCGAGGTGTGTCCGCGCAATGATGCGGCGGTGCTCCTCAATCGCCTGACACCGCTGCTGCTCGGCGTGCTGACGCGCAGTACCTATCTCGAACTGCTGACGGAATATCATGGTGCGTTGCGTCATTTGATTCGCTTGTGTGCCGCTTCGCCCATGGTTGCCAGCCAGTTAGCGCGCTATCCGTTACTGCTGGATGAACTGCTCGATCCGGCAACGTTGTATCAACCCACCGCGACGGATGCCTATCGCGATGAGTTGCGTCAGTATCTGATGCGTATTCCCACCGACGATGAAGAGCAGCAACTGGAAGCATTGCGTCAGTTTAAGCAGGCGCAGCATCTGCGTATCGCCGCAGCCGACATCGCCGAAACGCTACCGGTTATGAAAGTGAGTGATCACTTAACCTGGCTGGCCGAAGCGATGATCGAATCAGTGGTACAACAAGCGTGGAACATGATGGTGCAGCGCTATGGCCGCCCGTCGCATCTGAGTAACGACAACGAGCGCGGTTTTGCGGTTGTCGGTTATGGCAAGCTGGGCGGTTGGGAACTGGGTTATAGCTCAGACCTCGATCTGGTTTTCCTGCATGATTGCCCGGACGATGCGGTCACCGATGGAGAACGATCGATTGATGGGCGCCAGTTTTATCTGCGTCTGGCGCAACGTGTGATGCATCTGTTTAGCACCCGGACCTCTTCAGGCATTTTATATGAAGTAGATGCACGCCTGCGTCCATCAGGCGCGGCCGGGATGTTGGTCAGCACATTCGCTGCTTTCGATGATTATCAACGTAATGAAGCCTGGACCTGGGAGCATCAGGCTCTGGTGCGGGCACGTATTGTGTTTGGCGAACCGGCGTTGTGCGAGCAATTTAATCAGATCCGGCGCGGCATTCTTTGCTTGCCGCGTGATGCCGATACTCTACAGAAAGACGTACGTGAAATGCGTGAAAAAATGCGCGCGCATCTCAGCAACAAACATAAAGGGCGCTGGGAAATTAAAACCGATGAAGGTGGTATCACCGATATTGAATTCATCGCGCAATATCTTGTCTTAGGCTACGCCGCCCGGCAGCCAGCGCTGACCCGTTGGTCAGATAATGTGCGTATCTTTGAGCTGATGGCGCAGCACGACATTATGCCGGAAGAGGAAGCGCGTGCGCTGACGCATGCCTATGTCACGCTGCGTGATGCATTGCATCATCTGGCGTTGCAGGAGTTACCCGGCCATGTGGAGCCGGAAGCCTTCGCGGCAGAGCGCACGACGGTCAACGCCAGCTGGCAGCGCTGGTTAGCTGGGGCTGAATCTGACAGCGCGGAACACTAA